The proteins below come from a single Melitaea cinxia chromosome 9, ilMelCinx1.1, whole genome shotgun sequence genomic window:
- the LOC123656214 gene encoding putative tRNA (cytidine(32)/guanosine(34)-2'-O)-methyltransferase has product MGKTSKDKRDIYYRLAKEEGWRARSAFKLLQINEEYNIFDGVLRAVDLCAAPGSWSQVLTKKLRKNAKNEDDVKIVAVDLQAMASLPGVKQIQGDITKLSTANEIIKEFEGLKADLVVCDGAPDVTGLHDIDEYVQSQLLLAALNITTHVLKAGGVFVAKIFRGKDVTLLYSQLKLFFEFVTVSKPRSSRNSSIEAFVICQNYNPPPDYIPTMVNPLLDHKYCDFNQFTGPNRFIVPFNACGDLSAYDSDTSYPLLLEGQDSYEYMEPVQKPIDPPYKEILEKTKSIQINKT; this is encoded by the coding sequence atgggAAAAACTTCGAAGGACAAAAGAGACATTTACTACAGATTGGCTAAAGAGGAAGGTTGGAGAGCCAGAAGCGCTTTTAAACTATTACAAATTAATGaggaatataatatttttgacggTGTATTGCGAGCCGTAGATTTGTGTGCCGCACCAGGTAGTTGGAGTCAAGTGTTAACCAAAAAACTGCGTAAAAATGCTAAAAATGAAGATGATGTAAAAATAGTTGCAGTGGATTTACAAGCTATGGCATCGCTTCCTGGTGTCAAACAAATACAAGGAGATATTACAAAGTTATCAACAGCAAATGAAATTATCAAAGAATTCGAAGGCCTAAAAGCAGATTTAGTTGTCTGCGACGGAGCACCAGACGTCACAGGCTTGCATGATATAGATGAGTATGTCCAATCACAGCTTCTTCTCGCCgcattaaatataacaacacaTGTACTGAAAGCTGGTGGTGTCTTTGTGGCAAAAATATTCAGAGGAAAAGATGTAACTTTATTGTATTCACAGTTGAAGCTTTTTTTCGAATTTGTAACAGTTTCAAAACCGAGAAGTTCAAGGAATTCAAGTATTGAAGCTTTTGTTATATGTCAGAATTATAACCCACCTCCAGATTATATACCTACCATGGTTAATCCATTGCTTGATCATAAATATTGTGACTTCAATCAATTCACAGGGCCTAATAGGTTTATAGTACCATTTAACGCATGCGGTGATCTGAGTGCCTATGATTCTGACACATCATATCCTTTGTTGTTGGAAGGACAAGATTCTTATGAATATATGGAACCTGTCCAGAAACCAATTGATCCAccttataaagaaatattagaaaaaactaaatccatacaaataaataaaacttaa